One segment of Campylobacter hominis ATCC BAA-381 DNA contains the following:
- a CDS encoding nucleotide exchange factor GrpE, with protein MSEEKNKNQQDLNMCGDIGCKKSDDLKNCEKEQGEFRDDGLENNQDNELEKLKVAFEALKDRLYRENADFENSKKRMQKDLKMAVDYANEDFAKDMLPVIDALDAALNIDVKDNEFAVQIKDGVKQCVTILLKNFEKHGITPIDVSGKFDHNIHNAVSQIEAEGKESGDIVQVYQKGYMYKGRVLRAAMVVVAK; from the coding sequence ATGAGCGAAGAAAAAAATAAAAATCAACAAGATTTAAATATGTGCGGTGATATCGGTTGCAAAAAAAGCGATGATTTAAAAAATTGTGAAAAAGAGCAGGGCGAATTTCGCGACGACGGCTTAGAAAACAATCAGGATAATGAACTTGAAAAATTAAAAGTCGCTTTTGAAGCTTTAAAAGATAGATTATACAGAGAAAACGCCGATTTTGAAAACTCGAAAAAGCGTATGCAAAAAGATTTGAAAATGGCTGTGGATTATGCCAACGAGGATTTTGCGAAAGATATGCTTCCTGTAATTGATGCACTTGATGCGGCGCTAAATATCGATGTAAAAGACAACGAATTTGCAGTGCAAATAAAAGACGGTGTTAAACAATGTGTGACAATTTTGCTTAAAAATTTTGAAAAACACGGAATAACGCCTATCGATGTGAGCGGTAAATTTGATCATAATATACATAACGCGGTTTCGCAAATCGAGGCTGAAGGTAAAGAAAGTGGCGATATAGTGCAGGTTTATCAAAAAGGTTATATGTATAAAGGCAGAGTTTTAAGAGCTGCAATGGTCGTAGTCGCTAAATAG
- a CDS encoding HrcA family transcriptional regulator produces MKISKRDLILDSIISAYLDDNVPIGSNELCSRMQISIPASTIRVYFKKLSEEGAIRQLHVSGGRIPTVSIMQKYWRSRLKFDKKLKIEDLNNLSMIVQDFEIYCMVFTSNSEILKEVLNYNDRFIILVFGDDEIILKFNDKIFNVLINLVGITLEELEKITMQIGFMELRTKIAELKRSKIQFLANEVVAYKIFKDERFRILLDPTFAVKFNKNIIFSPEFDSGFMGVKRDINFIGKDAVMICAGSIYEDYEKFFNTIMEVA; encoded by the coding sequence ATGAAAATAAGCAAAAGAGATTTGATACTTGATTCGATTATTTCCGCCTATTTGGATGATAACGTTCCAATCGGCTCGAATGAGTTGTGCTCAAGAATGCAAATTTCAATTCCGGCTTCAACAATTCGCGTATATTTTAAAAAACTTAGTGAAGAGGGCGCGATTAGACAACTTCACGTCAGTGGCGGACGAATTCCTACTGTTTCTATTATGCAAAAATATTGGCGATCAAGACTGAAATTTGACAAAAAATTAAAAATAGAAGATTTAAATAATTTATCAATGATAGTTCAAGATTTTGAAATTTACTGCATGGTTTTTACATCAAACAGCGAAATTTTAAAAGAAGTCTTAAATTATAATGATAGATTTATCATTCTGGTTTTTGGTGATGATGAAATTATTCTTAAATTTAATGATAAAATTTTCAATGTTTTAATCAATCTGGTTGGAATTACACTTGAAGAGCTTGAAAAGATTACAATGCAAATCGGTTTTATGGAGCTTCGCACAAAGATTGCGGAGCTAAAAAGATCAAAAATTCAATTTTTGGCAAACGAGGTTGTAGCTTATAAAATTTTTAAAGACGAACGTTTTAGAATTCTTTTGGATCCTACTTTTGCAGTGAAATTTAATAAAAATATTATATTTTCACCTGAATTTGACAGCGGATTTATGGGTGTAAAACGCGATATAAATTTTATAGGAAAAGACGCTGTAATGATTTGTGCTGGAAGCATTTATGAAGATTATGAAAAATTTTTTAACACTATAATGGAGGTCGCATGA
- a CDS encoding sodium-dependent transporter encodes MNEKFTKIGFILAVAGSAVGLGNAWKFPTLVGQNGGSAFILLYLLLTFCVSFVIFLAEIVIGRLSESDAVNAFYKLAPKHKKAWSTAGFFMISALLIYSFYSVVMGWILKYTAVSLFSLPTNIDKSGEIFTSLLENDILVSLICFTIASLICFYIVSKGVKNGIERLNVWMMPALFILLIIMVIYSMFYDGFLQSAKFLLIPDFSVLNKDSVLSALGLAFFTLSLGVTTIITYAASLPERTNILTSSLSIVFINVLIGIMMGLIVFTFIFEFGADPGEQGPGLIFVSLTVLFSKLGFVGNVLAFAFFLSLLFAAITSAISMIEPSVYYLVNSQRFSRKRAAELLFGVTYVLGIFCILGYYKETSGIFTFGGKSFFDILDYLTSNVLMPISGIVTSIFVGFVISSKPVKILLLPYMGETLFKIWYFLLRFIAPLAVLVIFITQNI; translated from the coding sequence ATGAACGAAAAATTTACCAAAATCGGCTTTATTTTAGCTGTCGCAGGAAGTGCCGTCGGTTTAGGAAATGCGTGGAAATTTCCTACTTTGGTAGGACAAAATGGCGGAAGCGCTTTTATCTTACTTTATCTGCTTTTAACTTTTTGTGTAAGTTTTGTTATATTTTTGGCTGAAATTGTTATAGGCAGACTTTCTGAAAGTGATGCGGTAAATGCTTTTTATAAGCTTGCGCCAAAACATAAAAAAGCGTGGAGCACGGCCGGATTTTTTATGATCAGTGCACTTTTGATTTATTCGTTTTATAGTGTTGTAATGGGCTGGATATTAAAATATACTGCCGTTTCTTTATTTTCGCTTCCTACAAATATAGATAAAAGCGGAGAAATTTTTACTTCGCTTCTTGAAAATGATATTTTGGTAAGTTTGATTTGCTTTACGATCGCTTCTTTGATTTGTTTTTATATTGTTTCAAAAGGCGTAAAAAACGGCATTGAGCGATTAAATGTATGGATGATGCCGGCTTTGTTTATTTTATTGATTATTATGGTTATTTATTCTATGTTCTATGACGGATTTTTGCAAAGTGCTAAATTTTTGCTTATACCTGATTTTAGTGTGCTCAACAAAGATAGTGTGCTTTCCGCTTTGGGACTTGCGTTTTTTACACTTTCTCTTGGCGTTACAACGATCATTACATACGCCGCAAGCTTACCTGAGCGCACAAATATCTTAACATCAAGTCTTAGTATCGTTTTTATAAATGTATTGATCGGTATTATGATGGGTTTAATAGTTTTTACATTTATATTCGAATTTGGAGCTGATCCTGGCGAACAAGGACCTGGACTTATTTTTGTCTCTTTGACAGTGCTTTTTTCAAAACTTGGATTTGTAGGAAATGTTTTAGCCTTTGCGTTTTTTCTATCTTTACTTTTTGCGGCTATCACTTCAGCTATTTCTATGATTGAACCAAGCGTTTATTACCTTGTAAATTCGCAACGTTTTTCACGTAAAAGAGCTGCCGAGTTACTTTTTGGTGTTACTTATGTTTTGGGAATTTTTTGTATTTTAGGATATTACAAAGAAACTAGCGGAATTTTTACTTTCGGAGGAAAATCTTTTTTTGATATTTTGGATTATTTAACTTCAAATGTTTTAATGCCGATTTCAGGAATTGTCACATCAATCTTTGTGGGTTTTGTAATCAGCTCAAAACCTGTAAAAATTTTACTTTTGCCTTATATGGGCGAGACTCTTTTTAAAATTTGGTATTTTTTGCTTAGATTTATCGCACCTTTAGCGGTTTTAGTTATTTTTATTACGCAAAATATTTAA